A genome region from Hippopotamus amphibius kiboko isolate mHipAmp2 chromosome 1, mHipAmp2.hap2, whole genome shotgun sequence includes the following:
- the LOC130860166 gene encoding transmembrane emp24 domain-containing protein 9-like gives MEKYQPSPQWINLFVFVKDPENKNLLARQYGPQGSFTFTSQSPGEHQICLHLQSVRFALFYDGKLAIHLDMQLGEHTNDYTELAANDKLTLLHLRIQQLVEQVQKIQKEQEYQRWREERFRQTSESTNQRVLWWSILQTFILVVTGIWQMQHLKSFFKAKKLV, from the exons ATGGAGAAGTACCAGCCCTCCCCGCAGTGGATCAATCTGTTCGTGTTTGTGAAGGACCCCGAGAACAAG AATCTGCTTGCTCGTCAGTATGGCCCTCAGGGCAGCTTCACCTTCACCTCCCAGTCTCCTGGAGAGCACCAAATCTGCCTCCACCTCCAGTCCGTGCGGTTCGCCCTCTTCTATGATGGCAAGTTG gccaTTCACTTGGACATGCAGTTGGGTGAACACACCAATGATTATACGGAACTTGCGGCCAATGACAAGCTGACCCTGCTGCATCTGCGCATACAGCAGCTGGTGGAGCAGGTGCAGAAGATCCAGAAGGAACAGGAGTACCAGAGG TGGCGAGAGGAGCGCTTCCGGCAGACCAGTGAGAGCACCAACCAGCGGGTGCTGTGGTGGTCCATTCTGCAGACCTTCATCCTTGTGGTCACTGGCATCTGGCAGATGCAGCACCTCAAGAGCTTCTTTAAAGCCAAGAAGTTGGTGTAG